From a region of the Mycoplasma miroungigenitalium genome:
- the alaS gene encoding alanine--tRNA ligase, whose product MNSKEIRQKWLKFFESKDHLIVESKSLIPVNDPSLLWINSGVATLKDYFSGKKIPPKKRLTNSQKAIRTNDIENVGVTSRHHTFFEMLGNFSIGDYFKKEAIEFAYEFLTKELKLSLENLYFTYFEEDLETRDKWLSLGIKPSHLIKGTRDTNFWDVGSGPCGPCTEIFYDRGPKYDQRGIELLQQDIENDRYIEIWNVVFSQFNNEGDNKYTELAQKNIDTGAGFERIVSIMQDAPTNYDSDLFLNIIHEIEKYTEYRYDINNYFTKEPEQREINTCFKIIADHIRTVANALADGESVSNVGRGYIIRRLIRRSIYKGMQLGIKGIFLNKLVPVVRESLPFLYDVNPVMKAIKDEEEIFAKTIENGKLLLENYIEKGIKIFDGAIAFNLLETYGFPIELTVEILANKGITVDMDAFAKAKEKHSEASRGNKLSGMEKAINSLSLIKQKISEFVGYDFTQYKSTIVELLDSENRISAADGVSYVVLDKTPFYATSGGQKHDEGYMLQDGNKIKIIDVFKDKFGNHIHVVEGKINIAQPLECFVDEYVRLNCARNHSATHLMFSVLRKVLGPQIKQLGSDITEQRFTFDFPGDNKPTDEQISEIENQMKTIIDEDIKREYIISTIEQAKNLHAVMTIEEDQYMDPKCVRIVKWGDVTSDLCGGTHLSHSSILENFKITNCDKKQAGVYRFRVVTSNKLVNEWLNDQISATTEELNNIVAKIKNLDPTYELSIPNSNNLDDNLKQLKICIEQAREDYKQISKSKSNIEFDFDSIEFENVNGSNIYFNENIDSSQIKIIASTLREKYPQNHIILASIGPEQTLLAIASKTKDSNKIFKNVANRLNGRGGGSAILAMGKINNSNKLKDIILEEFNA is encoded by the coding sequence ATGAACTCAAAAGAAATAAGACAAAAATGATTAAAATTCTTTGAATCAAAGGATCATTTAATTGTTGAAAGTAAAAGTTTAATACCTGTCAATGACCCTTCGCTTTTATGAATTAACTCAGGAGTAGCTACACTTAAAGATTATTTCAGTGGTAAAAAAATACCACCAAAAAAACGTTTAACAAACTCTCAAAAAGCAATCAGAACAAATGACATCGAGAATGTTGGCGTAACATCTAGACATCATACATTTTTTGAAATGTTAGGTAACTTCAGTATTGGAGATTATTTCAAAAAAGAAGCAATTGAATTCGCTTATGAATTTTTAACAAAAGAACTTAAATTATCTTTAGAAAATCTATATTTCACATATTTCGAAGAAGATTTAGAAACTAGAGATAAATGGCTTTCTCTTGGTATTAAACCGTCACACCTAATCAAAGGGACAAGAGATACTAACTTTTGAGATGTTGGATCTGGGCCTTGTGGGCCTTGTACCGAAATTTTCTATGACCGCGGACCAAAATATGACCAAAGAGGTATTGAATTGCTTCAACAAGACATTGAAAATGACAGATATATAGAAATTTGAAATGTTGTTTTTAGTCAATTCAATAACGAAGGCGACAATAAATATACTGAATTAGCACAGAAAAATATTGATACTGGTGCCGGTTTTGAGCGTATAGTTTCAATTATGCAAGATGCCCCTACAAACTATGATTCTGATTTATTTTTAAATATCATTCACGAAATAGAAAAATATACAGAATACCGTTATGATATAAACAACTATTTCACAAAAGAACCAGAACAACGCGAAATTAATACTTGTTTCAAAATAATTGCAGACCACATTAGAACAGTTGCAAACGCATTAGCTGATGGAGAAAGTGTTTCTAACGTTGGAAGAGGTTATATTATCAGAAGATTAATCAGAAGATCTATATATAAGGGAATGCAATTAGGTATCAAGGGAATATTTTTAAATAAATTGGTTCCTGTTGTACGAGAATCATTACCTTTTCTTTATGATGTAAATCCAGTAATGAAAGCGATTAAAGATGAAGAAGAAATTTTTGCTAAAACCATTGAAAATGGTAAGTTATTGTTGGAAAATTACATAGAAAAAGGAATAAAAATATTCGATGGCGCCATCGCTTTTAATTTATTAGAAACATATGGTTTCCCAATTGAATTAACCGTGGAAATACTGGCGAATAAAGGGATAACCGTTGATATGGATGCTTTTGCTAAAGCAAAAGAAAAACACTCTGAGGCGAGTCGTGGAAATAAATTAAGCGGTATGGAAAAAGCTATAAATTCTCTTTCTCTAATCAAGCAAAAAATATCTGAATTCGTAGGTTATGATTTTACTCAATACAAGTCTACTATTGTCGAATTATTAGATTCTGAAAATCGCATATCAGCAGCCGATGGTGTTTCATATGTTGTTTTAGATAAAACACCATTTTATGCTACTAGTGGTGGACAAAAGCACGATGAAGGATACATGCTACAAGATGGTAATAAAATTAAAATTATTGATGTATTCAAAGATAAATTTGGTAACCACATCCACGTTGTTGAAGGGAAAATAAATATTGCTCAACCACTAGAGTGTTTCGTAGATGAATACGTAAGATTAAACTGTGCCCGCAATCACTCGGCAACGCACCTAATGTTTTCAGTATTGAGAAAAGTATTGGGGCCTCAAATTAAACAATTAGGTTCTGATATTACTGAACAAAGATTTACATTTGACTTCCCGGGTGATAATAAACCAACCGACGAACAAATCTCGGAAATTGAAAATCAAATGAAGACAATCATTGACGAAGACATTAAAAGAGAATATATTATTTCAACAATTGAACAAGCTAAAAATTTACATGCAGTTATGACCATCGAAGAGGATCAATACATGGATCCTAAGTGTGTCAGAATTGTTAAATGAGGAGACGTCACAAGCGACTTATGTGGTGGGACTCACTTGTCACATTCTTCTATATTAGAAAACTTTAAGATTACAAATTGTGACAAAAAACAAGCCGGAGTTTATCGTTTTAGAGTAGTTACCTCCAATAAATTGGTTAACGAATGATTAAATGACCAAATCTCAGCAACAACCGAAGAATTAAACAATATTGTTGCTAAAATTAAAAATCTTGACCCAACATATGAATTATCGATACCAAACTCAAATAATCTTGATGATAATCTAAAACAACTAAAAATATGTATCGAACAAGCAAGAGAAGACTATAAACAAATTTCAAAATCGAAATCTAATATCGAATTCGATTTTGACTCAATTGAATTTGAAAACGTTAATGGTTCAAATATTTACTTCAATGAAAATATAGATTCTAGCCAAATTAAAATAATTGCGTCAACATTGCGTGAAAAATATCCGCAAAACCACATAATTCTTGCCTCTATTGGACCCGAACAAACATTATTAGCTATCGCATCAAAAACAAAAGATTCAAATAAAATATTTAAAAATGTAGCAAATAGACTTAATGGTCGGGGTGGTGGATCGGCAATTTTAGCCATGGGTAAAATTAATAATTCAAATAAATTAAAAGACATAATTTTAGAGGAATTTAATGCGTAA
- the ruvX gene encoding Holliday junction resolvase RuvX, producing MRKIALDLGTKTCGFAITDSSAIIATSLETIRFDENNFNIVIEKIKEFLLKYEDTDSIIVGYPLRSNGAKSERTIMVEEFALSIKSIFNQNIFLVNEYGTTIKAEKTLKSAKISIKKRKEIKDSLSAVIILQEFLDYGGKRL from the coding sequence ATGCGTAAAATCGCTTTAGACCTAGGTACTAAAACTTGCGGATTTGCCATAACTGACTCTTCAGCAATTATCGCAACCAGTTTAGAGACTATTAGGTTTGACGAAAATAATTTCAATATCGTCATTGAGAAAATAAAGGAATTTCTCTTAAAATACGAAGATACTGATTCTATAATTGTTGGTTATCCATTAAGAAGTAATGGCGCTAAAAGTGAGCGAACAATTATGGTTGAAGAATTCGCCCTATCAATAAAATCTATTTTTAACCAAAATATCTTTTTAGTAAACGAATACGGAACAACAATCAAGGCTGAAAAAACATTGAAATCTGCAAAAATAAGCATTAAAAAACGAAAAGAAATCAAAGATTCATTATCAGCAGTAATTATATTGCAGGAATTTTTGGATTACGGAGGAAAGAGGTTGTAA
- a CDS encoding BC85_0335 family putative methyltransferase, whose translation MPGKKIMLPDWATWLLFSSMIIVAIAGVGTWFWSRWKVKKIQAQQSNEEEKQRKLEILQKRGDDLGTLPYDLKDFFGSRVQDWDLESWINTIFLNDYKNVLIVNKNTEYELAVLMLKTKANIFEIQNNININLWNKAVLNFPQYFNRKCKIKTEAELRCISVNLVLANNSLIESFDLFNTYFNMLDKNGMLIIRLDNKKDKSFKSLLKNLKQSLIPFELTTVNSKFIYIVKKNN comes from the coding sequence ATGCCAGGAAAGAAAATAATGTTGCCTGATTGAGCAACTTGATTACTATTTTCTTCAATGATTATTGTTGCTATAGCCGGTGTAGGAACGTGATTTTGGTCAAGATGAAAAGTCAAAAAAATTCAAGCCCAACAATCTAACGAGGAAGAAAAACAACGTAAATTAGAGATTTTGCAAAAACGTGGCGACGATCTTGGAACCTTACCATACGATTTAAAAGATTTTTTTGGTTCACGTGTGCAAGATTGAGATTTAGAAAGCTGAATTAACACCATTTTTTTAAATGATTACAAAAATGTGCTGATAGTAAATAAAAACACAGAATACGAATTAGCTGTATTAATGTTGAAAACAAAGGCTAATATATTTGAAATTCAAAATAATATTAATATTAATTTATGGAATAAAGCAGTCTTAAATTTTCCACAATATTTTAACCGGAAATGCAAAATTAAAACAGAAGCTGAACTTCGCTGCATTTCGGTGAATTTAGTTTTAGCAAATAATAGTTTAATAGAGTCATTTGACCTATTCAATACATATTTCAATATGTTAGATAAAAATGGGATGTTAATTATTAGACTTGACAATAAAAAAGATAAAAGTTTTAAAAGTCTTTTGAAGAATTTAAAACAATCATTAATACCTTTTGAACTAACGACTGTAAATTCGAAATTCATCTATATAGTTAAAAAAAATAATTAA
- the greA gene encoding transcription elongation factor GreA: MTNKKEEEIYLAQETLDKYKSEYHELVNVKRPEVQAALKEARAQGDLSENAEYDAAREMQGIVEARIRELEAIIERAVVITNDESRSSSKIGVGATVTYEKVDTKEIKTVTIMGIHDSDPLNGKISNESALALALADGKVGQIVEVDAITKYNIKIIDVEYK; the protein is encoded by the coding sequence ATGACAAATAAAAAAGAAGAAGAGATTTATTTAGCTCAGGAAACGCTTGATAAATATAAATCGGAGTATCACGAACTTGTAAACGTTAAAAGACCAGAAGTACAGGCAGCTCTTAAAGAAGCTCGTGCACAAGGTGACCTTTCAGAAAATGCCGAATACGATGCAGCTAGAGAAATGCAGGGTATTGTTGAGGCAAGAATCCGTGAATTAGAAGCAATTATTGAAAGAGCTGTTGTTATTACCAATGACGAAAGCAGAAGTTCTTCAAAAATTGGAGTTGGTGCAACTGTTACATACGAAAAAGTAGACACCAAAGAAATAAAAACAGTAACAATTATGGGTATTCACGATAGTGACCCTTTAAATGGAAAAATTTCAAATGAATCAGCACTAGCATTGGCGTTGGCCGATGGTAAGGTTGGTCAAATAGTTGAAGTTGACGCAATAACTAAATACAATATAAAAATAATAGATGTGGAATATAAGTAA
- a CDS encoding deoxynucleoside kinase, with amino-acid sequence MLIGISGMIGSGKSVLTKKLMTHYKSSMLLKEFEEDDEVFNQFLEWLYNKTPNLTIGFQSYVVENHTSKLADLFDEFNKLGKKHNKDHIFLDRFSIEHYIFASVNLSSKGPKYMKGYDSLFTHLITKDETPDLAIYLDMTFETFKKRLFSRGRNVETDNYAANEAYFRELHSVYRETFEHQAKKFNMDFIILDTNNMSEQEVFEAAIKIIEEFDFSKKERFNK; translated from the coding sequence ATGCTAATAGGAATAAGCGGAATGATTGGGAGCGGTAAAAGTGTCCTAACAAAAAAATTAATGACTCACTACAAATCATCAATGTTATTAAAAGAATTTGAAGAGGATGATGAAGTATTCAATCAATTTTTAGAATGATTGTACAATAAAACACCAAACCTAACAATAGGTTTTCAATCTTATGTTGTTGAAAACCACACATCTAAATTAGCCGATTTGTTTGATGAATTCAATAAATTAGGCAAAAAACATAACAAAGATCATATATTTTTAGATCGTTTCAGTATTGAACACTATATATTTGCTAGTGTTAATCTTTCATCAAAAGGACCTAAATACATGAAGGGCTATGATTCATTATTTACACATTTAATTACCAAAGATGAAACACCTGATTTGGCTATTTATTTAGATATGACCTTTGAAACATTCAAAAAACGCTTATTCTCGCGTGGCAGAAACGTCGAAACAGATAATTACGCAGCAAACGAAGCATATTTTAGAGAATTACATAGCGTATATCGCGAAACTTTTGAACATCAAGCTAAAAAATTTAATATGGATTTCATAATTCTTGATACTAATAATATGTCAGAACAAGAAGTTTTTGAAGCAGCTATTAAAATCATAGAAGAATTTGATTTCAGCAAGAAGGAACGTTTTAATAAATAA
- a CDS encoding deoxynucleoside kinase, translating into MVIGISGMIGSGKSTLAKGLNNHYKNSILLEEFEENDPVFNTFLRWFYEQKQNIDIGFQSFIIESLSDSFQKCVNKFNENKLNWKTDHIFLDRFNLEHYIFAVMTLKSKKPKYLKGFDAMFRNLIDPNENPDLAIYIDINFDTFKERITKRGRKSEIDNYEQNEEYFKELHALYKDLFVNLMKSFNIPFAVIDSNGKNDIQILGEAIEIIEKFDFSKSKRYNY; encoded by the coding sequence ATGGTTATAGGTATTAGTGGAATGATAGGTAGTGGAAAAAGTACTTTAGCAAAAGGATTAAACAACCACTACAAAAATTCAATATTATTGGAGGAATTTGAGGAAAACGATCCTGTTTTCAACACATTTCTAAGATGATTTTATGAACAAAAACAAAATATTGATATAGGTTTTCAATCTTTCATTATTGAAAGTTTGTCTGATTCATTTCAAAAATGTGTCAATAAATTCAATGAAAATAAATTAAACTGAAAAACTGATCATATATTTTTAGATAGATTTAATTTAGAGCATTATATTTTTGCAGTTATGACTCTAAAGTCAAAAAAACCTAAATATTTAAAAGGTTTCGACGCAATGTTTAGAAACTTAATCGATCCAAATGAAAATCCTGATTTAGCGATTTATATCGATATCAATTTTGACACTTTTAAAGAAAGAATAACAAAAAGAGGCCGTAAATCAGAAATTGATAACTATGAACAGAATGAAGAATATTTTAAAGAATTACATGCCTTATACAAGGATTTATTCGTAAACTTGATGAAGTCATTTAATATTCCCTTCGCTGTAATAGATTCCAACGGGAAAAACGACATACAAATATTAGGCGAAGCAATTGAAATCATTGAAAAATTCGATTTTAGTAAATCTAAACGTTATAATTACTAA
- the hpt gene encoding hypoxanthine phosphoribosyltransferase — translation MDQRFTKILLTRDEIESKIKEMANWVNETYKDSTNLILVGLLKGAVPFLAQLIKDINVENEVAFMIASSYEGGSASTGNVKIVMDLETDIEGRDVLIVEDIIDSGITLQKISSMLKNRHPKSYRIITLLDKPHNRKVDLKPDKAAFVVPDEFLVGYGLDYEEKFRGAPFVGVFDPNKK, via the coding sequence ATGGATCAAAGATTTACTAAAATACTACTAACTAGAGATGAAATTGAATCTAAAATCAAAGAAATGGCTAATTGAGTCAATGAAACTTATAAAGATTCAACCAATTTAATTCTTGTTGGTTTATTGAAAGGGGCGGTACCTTTTTTAGCACAATTAATTAAAGATATAAACGTAGAGAATGAAGTTGCTTTTATGATAGCATCTAGTTATGAAGGAGGAAGCGCTTCAACCGGTAATGTTAAAATCGTAATGGATTTAGAAACTGACATTGAAGGTAGAGATGTATTAATCGTTGAAGATATTATAGATTCCGGTATTACACTACAAAAAATAAGTTCAATGTTAAAAAATAGACACCCTAAGAGTTACCGTATAATCACTTTATTAGACAAACCCCATAATCGTAAAGTTGATTTAAAACCAGATAAGGCGGCATTTGTTGTTCCCGACGAGTTTTTGGTAGGATATGGACTTGATTACGAAGAGAAATTCAGAGGAGCACCTTTTGTTGGGGTTTTTGACCCAAATAAAAAATAA
- a CDS encoding DNA adenine methylase produces the protein MQPKDFIINDINSELINTYKCFTNKRNYNGLIKILENHALNHNDEYFYEIRYLDRDSNFSLLTRPERAARLIYLNKSCFNGLYRVNKKGFFNVPSGKKNIVKLFDNENFDSI, from the coding sequence ATTCAGCCGAAAGACTTTATTATAAATGACATAAATAGCGAATTAATTAATACATACAAATGCTTCACAAATAAAAGAAATTACAATGGACTTATTAAAATTTTAGAAAATCACGCACTAAACCATAATGATGAATATTTCTACGAAATAAGATATCTCGATAGAGATTCTAATTTTTCATTACTCACACGACCAGAAAGAGCAGCCAGACTCATCTACCTTAATAAATCTTGTTTTAATGGTTTATATCGTGTAAATAAAAAAGGTTTTTTTAATGTGCCTTCAGGCAAAAAAAATATTGTTAAGCTTTTTGACAATGAAAATTTCGATTCAATATAG
- a CDS encoding DNA adenine methylase produces MKISIQYRLLNGKNKYIYNTDFEKALKLAQTGDFVYLDPPYTDSNERNLLLHILKTTFIFRNKLDWKTLLIPWQKRCKSHD; encoded by the coding sequence ATGAAAATTTCGATTCAATATAGATTGCTAAACGGAAAAAATAAATATATTTATAACACTGATTTTGAGAAAGCGCTGAAACTAGCTCAAACAGGAGATTTTGTCTATTTAGACCCACCATATACAGATTCAAATGAACGAAATCTTTTACTTCATATACTAAAGACAACTTTTATATTTAGGAACAAATTAGACTGAAAAACATTGTTGATTCCTTGACAAAAAAGATGTAAAAGTCATGATTAG
- a CDS encoding DpnII family type II restriction endonuclease — protein MKLKFEDWLKTFKSILFSYDYFVDFAKVRSNVNKINNELSKINSLIGSKNIKEDFRKIILNNAKLVEIYQYY, from the coding sequence ATGAAGCTTAAATTTGAAGATTGACTAAAAACATTTAAATCTATATTGTTCTCATATGACTATTTTGTTGATTTTGCTAAAGTTCGCAGCAATGTAAATAAGATAAATAATGAATTAAGTAAAATTAATTCCTTAATAGGTTCTAAAAACATCAAGGAAGATTTTAGGAAAATAATTCTGAATAACGCAAAATTAGTTGAAATTTACCAATATTATTAG
- a CDS encoding DpnII family type II restriction endonuclease → MKDYIFGLEAGLDSNARKNRVGNLMKELVESSLINFGYAINENYLNKQLCQISV, encoded by the coding sequence ATTAAAGATTATATTTTTGGTCTTGAAGCGGGTTTGGACAGTAACGCTCGAAAAAATCGAGTTGGAAATTTAATGAAAGAGCTTGTTGAAAGCTCATTAATAAATTTTGGTTATGCTATTAATGAAAATTATTTAAATAAACAACTTTGTCAAATCTCGGTGTAG
- a CDS encoding FAD-dependent oxidoreductase, whose protein sequence is MKIIIVGANHAGTSFIRTLKTVNKDAEITAYDRNTNTSFLGCGIAVWVAGEFNEPGGLFYSSPEILKNDYGVNLKTNHEVIGIDKENKTVTVVNLADGKTFTDKYDKLVFAGGTWPIEPKIKGIDYNNIVLSKLYQHAQKLIEYANDPKVKDVIVVGAGYIGVELVEAFHIKGKKVTLIDINSRVASNYFGEEFTSVMEQNMAKDGVKLALGERVVEFKSKNGKDVSSVVTDKGEYKADLVVMCIGFKPRTDVLDVEKIANGAIVVDEFQRSVSDENIYALGDSCALKHVVTGDNRHVALATNAVKSGLVAALHIAGVNVPFPGVAGTNAINVFGCHYAGTGFTEEMAKANGFENAASVHWSDMDKPEFMHDAEKVACTIVYDKETMKLLGVQLGSWGNTVHAETVYMFALAIQKGLTLPEIALTDVFFLPHFNKPFNFFLMPMLQALGLNYKK, encoded by the coding sequence ATGAAAATTATTATTGTTGGAGCTAACCATGCCGGAACATCATTTATTAGAACTTTAAAAACAGTTAATAAAGATGCCGAAATAACTGCTTATGACAGAAATACAAACACATCATTCCTAGGATGTGGGATTGCAGTATGAGTAGCTGGTGAATTTAATGAACCTGGTGGTTTATTCTATTCATCACCTGAAATTTTGAAAAACGATTACGGTGTTAATCTAAAAACTAACCACGAAGTTATCGGAATTGACAAAGAAAATAAAACCGTTACTGTAGTTAATTTAGCAGATGGAAAGACATTTACAGATAAATACGACAAATTAGTATTTGCTGGTGGTACATGACCTATCGAACCGAAAATTAAAGGTATTGATTACAATAACATTGTTTTATCAAAACTTTACCAACACGCACAAAAACTTATTGAATATGCAAACGATCCAAAAGTTAAAGATGTAATAGTTGTTGGAGCTGGATACATTGGTGTTGAATTAGTTGAAGCATTCCACATCAAAGGTAAAAAAGTTACATTAATTGATATTAATTCAAGAGTTGCAAGCAATTACTTCGGCGAAGAATTTACATCAGTTATGGAACAAAACATGGCTAAAGATGGTGTTAAACTAGCTTTAGGCGAAAGAGTTGTAGAATTTAAATCTAAAAACGGTAAAGATGTTTCATCTGTAGTTACAGATAAAGGTGAATACAAAGCCGATCTAGTTGTAATGTGCATCGGATTTAAACCTAGAACAGATGTATTGGATGTTGAAAAAATTGCCAACGGCGCTATTGTTGTTGATGAATTCCAAAGATCAGTTTCAGATGAAAACATTTATGCATTGGGTGATTCATGTGCTCTAAAACACGTTGTAACAGGTGATAACAGACACGTTGCACTAGCAACAAATGCTGTTAAATCAGGTCTAGTAGCTGCTCTACACATTGCAGGAGTCAACGTTCCATTCCCAGGTGTTGCTGGTACTAATGCAATCAATGTATTTGGTTGCCACTATGCCGGAACTGGATTTACCGAAGAAATGGCGAAAGCAAACGGGTTTGAAAATGCTGCTTCGGTTCACTGATCAGACATGGACAAACCTGAATTTATGCATGATGCCGAAAAAGTAGCATGTACCATTGTTTACGATAAAGAAACAATGAAACTATTAGGTGTACAATTAGGTTCGTGAGGAAACACAGTACACGCAGAAACTGTTTACATGTTTGCGTTAGCAATTCAAAAAGGATTAACATTGCCTGAAATTGCTTTAACAGACGTTTTCTTCTTACCACACTTTAACAAACCATTCAACTTCTTCTTAATGCCTATGTTGCAAGCTTTAGGATTGAATTACAAAAAATAA